The genomic stretch AGAGCGTCCTTGATGACTCCCTGGGCAAAAGAGAGCTGCGAACTCATGAAAGCTGCATCCGCGACCAGCCTTTCCCAGGCAATCTTGGCCAGAACAGAGCAGCTGCTCAAATCCTgctttttctggtttttcTCGTAGAGAATTCTGGCTGTTGATAGGTTGGCCGCCGCCTTGTCAGTCTCGCCGGTTTCCAGGAGGTAGGCTACCCCCGCCAGCTTGTGTGATAGGGTGGCCAGGCAAGATACGTTAGGGCCGAGGTACTGCTCTGCGCGAGTGAGAAGATCACCGGCCTTTTTGCAGTATCCAAGTCGACAATTTTGCTGTACAAGACGCGCAATTACGATTATGGCTTCGGAAAAGTCACCATGTTCTTGAAGCTCCGTGACACGTAAGACCAATTCAAGCGTTGAAAGCTGGAGCTTCCAAAGTCCATGAATCTCTGTGTAGTCAACTACGGCCTTCAGCTGAAGGAGGTAGTgttcatcatcgccgacgTATTGTATCAAGGTTACACCATCGTTGCAGTTGCGCATCAGAGAGGTCCAcgaggatatcatgagaTTGAGAGATTCAGGTTGTAGGTCCCCCTGCAGAAGACCAACACTAAGGCGCACAGAATTATGCAAATGAGTCGCTAAAGTCGCCAAAGCACCATCCTCAGCGTAGTCACCAAGTTCTATGGCCTCCAAGGCTTCCTCAAGTAGATCTTGTAATACTGTTGACTCCAAACAGTTCGGGCGTTCCAGGGACGAACGCAGTCCGCCCAAGACTACTCGTAAGCGGCGAATAGGGTAGACTTCCGGATCGTATAGACCAAGCAGCTTGGACACAAGGCAAGTAAAGTGTGACCGAAACGCTTCATCGCTGGAAGCATGTGAATGTAGCTCAGTCAGGATGCCCATCTGCCATTCCATGATATGACCTCTTACCAACAGCGATTGCGACTCGTCATCAAAGAAACCGTTAGACTTTGACTTGCCACGCAGCTTCAGCTGCAACTTCAGGTACGCAGTAAGGACTCGACCAAGCATGAACCCGCTGCTTTTGGGATCCTGAGAAGTTCGGTAAGGAAAGTTGGGACTAGAAATCAAGCCGTCCAACACTCCTGTGTCGATATGCTCTTGGATGGCTTGAGAGAAAGCCTGTTCGGCTTCGGCGCCCCTGTTGCCTTCCATGTAGAGATACGCAAGCCGTTCGTACTTCAAAGCCGCGAACCCCGTGTTTCGTTGTTCTGCTGAGCAACTGGACAAAAGATTCGCAGAGTGCTTCACCAGAGGTACCAGCTCACGATATCCCTTCCCAcgttctttctccttcagatAGCGTGACCAAAACAGGTTTGACAACCGAACGAATGCCGCACCAATTTGCTCTAGTACTGACGGATCAGCTTCTTTATCCGCGATGTCAATAGCCGTCAGAAGACGCTGGCAGTCTGTCAGTGCGGAGAGGACGTCTTCCCAGGGAGGCCTTTGTGACATAACTGAAAATTTACCGACAGCGAGCGCTGAATCCACTGCCGAGAGGACAATATTTCTGCACGCACGAACCCGCGTAAGAAACAAGTCATCCTCTTTCGACTCATTATCGGACGAAGATGGCCGACCAACATAGCGACGCAAAAACCGCAAGAAAGCAGGGAGATATTCGTAGATTTGGGAAATAtcaattccattcttttcccctgcCTTCGTAGCCAAGTCCCCATAAGCACTCATAGTAAGCTTTTTGAGTTTTGCTGCCTCAACAAGCAGCTCGTCGAGATCACTGAGACTCCCTTTCAAGGGCATGCTCAGTGAGGAAGTCGCATCAGATACAACATTCGTAACCTTGTCGAGTGAGGGTTTGGAAGATTTGCTAGCTTGAAGGTGCAAAGATGCAATCTTGCAACGAACAGTGGCGAGCGAGAGGCATTGTCCGCTAGAAAGCGGGTTGACGGCTTCGGTAAAAAGCTTCAAAGCTTCGTCAAAGCACCCGGCCTCTTGAGCAAGCTGTCCTAGTATAGTGGCAATCCTGGCAACCGAGACATTATCTCTCAGACTGGCCGTGGTGCGTTTTTGCGTATTCGCCACGGCGGTTTGGAGTCGAACGATTGTTTTGTAAATGGATGCAAACTCAGCTTTCTCGATAGATTTGCTGTGATGAGAGTAGTTGGCAAGGTAACGCGTCAATGGATCCCACATCTCTTTGCCTTCATCGCAGGTGTGACCAGACAGTTTCCAGCTCATGCACCGGATCTCCAAGGACAATAATTGAAGGGACAACGACGTAAACGGCTTTAGACGATCGCGGGTTGTGCTGCTAGTCGATGGCTGGTGGACTCCAGCCAGGGATAATACTGTATTAGAGAGCAGCTGGAGTTGAAGTGctgctttgtctttggtgAGAGCACCCGATTCCGTGGCCGCCACGATGACATTCGCTGGGCTGCTTAATTCGGCCAACTGCAACGAGGACGCGACTTTCTGGACGGTTGCaagtttcttttctgatgCTATCAGTCGTAGCGCATTAGATTGAAAGGGAACCAGTACGCTCAGCACCGGGCCGGCGTGGTCAAAATTGGCAAACGTAAGGAAATCAGACATCCGTTCTTTGGTGTTTTCCTCCTCCTGAGCCTCATTTTTCCTCCTACTCGTAGTCTTTGGTCGTACTGTAGCCTGGTTGTCCAGATGTTGTTGTAGTCTTCTCTTAAGTCCTCTCAATTCTTTAGAAGCCATGTCATTCAGCCCCAGTGACAGATACCTCCCCGCCAAGACGCATGCACCTTGCTCCAGCTGCATGTTCGGAAGAGCATCCTGCTGATCAACTTGGTCCCCTTTTAAGCTCCTTAGTGAAGACAAAGCCGTGCTTGCACATTCCGCCACAGCGACCAACCCAgcatccagctcatcctcCTGTGACGTCTTCAACTTTCTGGGTGATTTCACACCATGACTTGTCGACGGGGAGGCACACGCGGTCCGAACCCGAGCGTCGTCGCGTTTAGCACATTGCTTCGAAGCATCCGAAAGGGTCTTGAGGGTGGTGTTAAAGACATCCGTGGCGAGGACAAGCTTCTCTTGGAATGACAGACGCGCAGCGTCCATTTCCATGACTGTGTTGATGGCCGCTTCTTGTGCGGAGATCTTTGTCCCTCTCGATGACTTCGGGCGAGTAGAAGTTGCCGTAGTTTTTGTCGTCCTTGTCCCCCTCTTTACTGTGGTTTTATCGGATTCGGGCGCCGTTTTCGATAGCCCGCGGAAAAGGGTCTGGAGGGAGATGACGGTGGCATTCGAACATGTTGACGTGGAGCGAACGGCCTGCTTCACCGATTCCACTGAGGAATCGGAGAGGAGAGTGGTGACCGCCATTGGTACAATTGTATACTTGCTGTGAGTATGAAAGGTTAGTAGTTCAGGCCATCCGGAATGTTCAATAACGTGGTCGCTTGTGTGGCTTGTCTCCGTGACATCTGTGATGGTGATCGCTTGCCGTAAGCCAAGCCAAAGCCTCGTTGTCGTAGCAACATACAGAGCCACTACACCCAGAGGGGTATAGCGGCGCCAAGGCTCCGAGACTCCGATGTCAAGGACTCTTCTCAATATCCCAATAGCTTCAATCGTTGGATTCGACGTCGCAATTCCTCGCAGTACGCCCGAAGTTCTCGCAAACATGTCTTTCACAAGACTTTCCACCCGGCTGCTGTCGAACACACGAGCTGCTCCCCGGCTCATTGGGAACATTCCCATCCGAACGCCACAACAAATTCGTCTCGAATCCACCAGAGTACCACGATTAGCCCAAGCCTCGGTCTGGAACTCCATGATTCCTAAATTCATCCGAAATCGTGGTAGCAAAGAGACAACGGCCGAATCTGCGAAATCGAAAGAGTGGAACCCCGCTAGCTTCTACATCATTATATTCATCTTGATTGGGTCACAAGCGATCCGGATGATCGCACTGAAGAACGACTACCGCGCATACACGCGGACAACAGACGCCAAGATCACACTTCTGCGAGAAGTCATTGAGCGGGTGAAGAACGGCGAGAAGGTAGACGTTGAGCGATTGCTGGGGACTGGCGATCACGGCAAGGAGAGAGAGTGGGAAGAGAGTTGGTTTTCCCCGCTCTTTTACATTGAGGATTGGTTACTAACTTCTGCTGGGTAGTTCTGCGGGAgatcgaggaggaggattcgCTATGGCATCAAAAGTCGAAGGATCAGGAGCCAGATCAACAAGCTCAGTCGGATAAACGACAGGTGGAGAACTCACAGAAGAAGGACCCAGCTATGCCGGCTGAAGGTGCCGGAAACGAGGAGCCACCTGCTAATAGCCCCTCGAGACGGAAGATTAATTTCTTTTAAGGATACTTTCTATGGAATCAGTCAGCTTTCGGGTCCGGATCTCAGCTGCATACCTTCGCATTTCAGCCCAATGCGGTGGTGCTCCGACCGGAGAGTAAAGCTCGTTCGTTATCCTGTTGATGCGGGCGGAGATCGTTACTATGATTGGCCATTATGATAATCTGTTCTGCACCTTTGATAAGCGGTAGGTTGCATTGACTTTTAGCGGTGTCGTAACAACTGAGCTAACGACGGGTATATTCAAGGTCACCTGGTTGAGAAAATGATGTCCTCACTTACACTCATACTTACACTTATTATGTACATATAAGGGTCGATACCAGCTCTTAAGAGATTTTATGATACCCACGTCATTTTGACCTACAATATTTTTGCTCTGGTGTATATTACTCGTGTTGAACGTCCAATCCTATAACATATATTTCACACGCTTCAAACCAAAACGAGGTACATATCACACAACTGGTACCTGTACATTCGTATATAGGTTAAATTCACACGGTCTAGGACATCTCATGCAATTTGGGAATAGTGCAAATCTCTATCCCTTCCCCGGTCTATTCCTTTTGGATACAATGTGCAAATGCAGGGTGGTTCTGTACGGGcataagagaaaaagaaatggtcTTCCAAGCAGAACCCCGGGTACTAAGCCAAAAGGAAACAATTCAGACAGACAAAAGAGAGCAGAAGGTATTTCCAATCGAAGACAAATGAAGGTAAAAATAAATCCAAAACGTCGCTAGTGAATACAAAGTCATGCTTAGTTAGTGCTGGGTGTCTGCATAAATTTGGGCCATTTGTCGGCCTGAGGAATCTTGATACGGCCAATGTTCTCGTCGAGATCCAGGATCAGCTTCAGAGCGTTTCTGGATCGGAGGTATGGCAGAGGAGCCTTGGCACCCTGAAGACCGACACCGGGCTCGATCTGTCCACTAGGAGTGACCTCCTCGTGCCCGGGCATGGGCAGCCACTTCTGCAGAAGTTCATATGATGCGAGAGTGAATCCGAACTGGGGAGAAGAACGAATGATACGGGCGGGACCACCCTTgaagaaggccttgaagCCCTCCTCCTTCAAGATCGTCCGGGCGCAATGACGCAAACCAGTGTATCCGACTTCGCCCTTACGAGCCTCGACTTGGAGACGAGTCTTGATGACATCGCACGGGGTGGTCAGATAAGCGGCGGGCATACCAGCGATCGCACCAGCAGTCAGCAACTGTACAACACCGAGCTTGTGGGTGGGAGAttcgccgaagaagtcgctCTTCAGGTGAGCGTAGGTTGGGAAGTAAATCGCGGAGAATGGCACTACCGAGTCGCAGCAATTAGATTATAGGTCCCGACCGGGCAAGAGCAAATGGGTCCTTACCATCACGGAGCAAACAGGCACTGGCTCCCTTGTACAGACCGACCAGACCCAGGTTCTTCACGATCCACAGGGCCGAACGACGAGGGGCACCCTCGACGTTCTTCGCGATTTCTCCCTGAACCTGCAGACGAATCTTGACAATTTCCAGAGGGTTGGTGAAAATCTAGTGAGGGTCAGCGGTGAGTCCAGAGCGATGGCGTCACGGTGGAGTGTAGGGCAACTTACCACTTGGCAACCTCCGGCCGTACCACCGGCAAGGATCTCGTAAGGATACCAAATCTTGCCATTCTCCTTATTCGTAAAATGGCCACGGACCAAGTCGTTGACCGTCAGCTTGATGGCCTTTTCGGGCGCAACACCAATCAGCTGAGGCACAACTCCGGAATACAGGCCGGTGAAACCCTCATTACGGATAACCTTGCGCGCGCAATCGAGTGAGTTGTTGTACAGTCTTTCGCCGACACGCGTAGACCGCTGGTTCTGCATACGAGTCTTGACCAAGTCAATAGGGTAGACCATAAAGGCACCGAAAGCTCCTGCCAAACTACCCAGCGCGAAGTGGTGGACCGACTCCAACACGTTGTACAAGACCGACTTGGTCTTGTCCGCCGCCTTATGGGCggttgcggcggcggcttgGCCTGCAATGGCAAGGGGCATCCGCCATGATGCATCGATGACCTTGGCGAAATCCTTTTGAGCGAGTCGGCCGGAGGGGGCATCCAGGCCCGCGAAGTGGAACAGGATGTCCGCCTCCATGGGGGTGAACAGGGAGAAGCGAGTGATCCGGGCCGCCTCGTTCAGGAAATCGGCACGGGTGATCTTGCCGTCATCACTCTTCTGGG from Aspergillus oryzae RIB40 DNA, chromosome 1 encodes the following:
- a CDS encoding DUF5321 domain-containing protein (predicted protein) — protein: MSFTRLSTRLLSNTRAAPRLIGNIPIRTPQQIRLESTRVPRLAQASVWNSMIPKFIRNRGSKETTAESAKSKEWNPASFYIIIFILIGSQAIRMIALKNDYRAYTRTTDAKITLLREVIERVKNGEKVDVERLLGTGDHGKEREWEEILREIEEEDSLWHQKSKDQEPDQQAQSDKRQVENSQKKDPAMPAEGAGNEEPPANSPSRRKINFF
- a CDS encoding citrin (mitochondrial aspartate/glutamate carrier protein Aralar/Citrin (contains EF-hand Ca2+-binding domains)), producing the protein MTVKDAVKESLVGSSTDQSQPSSQAKTNFLRHARKDEGTGDLYMTEDDFINAIAPKHEDYHKIKREHYGILFKVADRKQTGKLSLSDWATFENLLSKPDAEYEIAFRLFDTDGTGAVKWETFKNLYNVNKDKDSIPFDWNSDWASLYTGRTKSRHDMTYPQFAQMLRGLQGERIRQAFHIFDKDGDGYIEPEDFQRIILETSKHKLSDYVLEHLPSLCNISTGTKISYATVRAFQNIMREMDMIDVIVREATQKSDDGKITRADFLNEAARITRFSLFTPMEADILFHFAGLDAPSGRLAQKDFAKVIDASWRMPLAIAGQAAAATAHKAADKTKSVLYNVLESVHHFALGSLAGAFGAFMVYPIDLVKTRMQNQRSTRVGERLYNNSLDCARKVIRNEGFTGLYSGVVPQLIGVAPEKAIKLTVNDLVRGHFTNKENGKIWYPYEILAGGTAGGCQVIFTNPLEIVKIRLQVQGEIAKNVEGAPRRSALWIVKNLGLVGLYKGASACLLRDVPFSAIYFPTYAHLKSDFFGESPTHKLGVVQLLTAGAIAGMPAAYLTTPCDVIKTRLQVEARKGEVGYTGLRHCARTILKEEGFKAFFKGGPARIIRSSPQFGFTLASYELLQKWLPMPGHEEVTPSGQIEPGVGLQGAKAPLPYLRSRNALKLILDLDENIGRIKIPQADKWPKFMQTPSTN
- a CDS encoding C50 family peptidase (regulator of spindle pole body duplication), yielding MAVTTLLSDSSVESVKQAVRSTSTCSNATVISLQTLFRGLSKTAPESDKTTVKRGTRTTKTTATSTRPKSSRGTKISAQEAAINTVMEMDAARLSFQEKLVLATDVFNTTLKTLSDASKQCAKRDDARVRTACASPSTSHGVKSPRKLKTSQEDELDAGLVAVAECASTALSSLRSLKGDQVDQQDALPNMQLEQGACVLAGRYLSLGLNDMASKELRGLKRRLQQHLDNQATVRPKTTSRRKNEAQEEENTKERMSDFLTFANFDHAGPVLSVLVPFQSNALRLIASEKKLATVQKVASSLQLAELSSPANVIVAATESGALTKDKAALQLQLLSNTVLSLAGVHQPSTSSTTRDRLKPFTSLSLQLLSLEIRCMSWKLSGHTCDEGKEMWDPLTRYLANYSHHSKSIEKAEFASIYKTIVRLQTAVANTQKRTTASLRDNVSVARIATILGQLAQEAGCFDEALKLFTEAVNPLSSGQCLSLATVRCKIASLHLQASKSSKPSLDKVTNVVSDATSSLSMPLKGSLSDLDELLVEAAKLKKLTMSAYGDLATKAGEKNGIDISQIYEYLPAFLRFLRRYVGRPSSSDNESKEDDLFLTRVRACRNIVLSAVDSALAVGKFSVMSQRPPWEDVLSALTDCQRLLTAIDIADKEADPSVLEQIGAAFVRLSNLFWSRYLKEKERGKGYRELVPLVKHSANLLSSCSAEQRNTGFAALKYERLAYLYMEGNRGAEAEQAFSQAIQEHIDTGVLDGLISSPNFPYRTSQDPKSSGFMLGRVLTAYLKLQLKLRGKSKSNGFFDDESQSLLVRGHIMEWQMGILTELHSHASSDEAFRSHFTCLVSKLLGLYDPEVYPIRRLRVVLGGLRSSLERPNCLESTVLQDLLEEALEAIELGDYAEDGALATLATHLHNSVRLSVGLLQGDLQPESLNLMISSWTSLMRNCNDGVTLIQYVGDDEHYLLQLKAVVDYTEIHGLWKLQLSTLELVLRVTELQEHGDFSEAIIVIARLVQQNCRLGYCKKAGDLLTRAEQYLGPNVSCLATLSHKLAGVAYLLETGETDKAAANLSTARILYEKNQKKQDLSSCSVLAKIAWERLVADAAFMSSQLSFAQGVIKDALFFAKLSVRLNCRIWAKVEKISQRKQEKSLPVPVISVGDSSELDNIVETMAKLDVSQANHTTTSVYTQGAPFWPHIGSHHTSLLNLASLSAHHGLFQDAIYYGEQALKINKTLNAPVRLINSQAQLGSHWILGGHISEGQELLTAAEKLSKQLESSVELASLQMGLASLYRAQGHYRDELQALLEADRIMADFGSLDVSDVASVSSGVLELEDKMESLRIRPSSRRTKQPAATTRRTRATTSARKPTKVDATPSKAADTVPESKSLLQIRSDILRQQAACCRSLRDFERASCLLNNARQYAVSRDSQISVHLGESEHFLAEAIRHFASHAVYCVLPESTISLPSLQSPSKTTSTSKAATKSTARKPRAPARGTRSRAQTASEDFAVMLSKAGDCLNNVFATATTVGSTLDSHSASRLMSRISMLSHVTAAESISAWSQPPANVNELGRIGAFAREHTAIDLDKQLAEYNDPLLWPTPSPMMAESEDLCSSRFVEEYIDILPDNWNVLSLSLSADRSEFIVSRLHQGRSPFLLRLPLKRGNSEEEDEQFTFDDGREEMQELIKLANESSHAAKAQTDRQMKKDWWKNREALDRRMETLLQNIENVWFGGFRGIFSPVPHDTTSLTRFASSFQSILDKHLPSRQKGGRAEGPRLTLHPNVLELFIGVADLDDQEDPEETLMDLLYFVVDILQFQGERNAYDEIDFDMMVVETLDAVRAYHDATSNRRGKPTPNHTVLVLDKSLHLFPWESLPCLQGFPVCRVPSLECLRDRVLQFQNKRNSDLARGVGIDRNSGTYILNPTGDLRTTQSTFEKDLSELQGWTGIMQREPSEEEFKRGLETTNLFLYFGHGSGAQYIRGRTVKRLEQCAVAFLMGCSSGTLTEAGEYEPYGTPMNYLHAGSPALVATLWDVTDKDIDRFAQSTFEKWGLFDAGSDGATLDEAVSQSRPACVLKYLNGAAPVIYGVPSVFLE